A genome region from Cannabis sativa cultivar Pink pepper isolate KNU-18-1 unplaced genomic scaffold, ASM2916894v1 Contig7, whole genome shotgun sequence includes the following:
- the LOC133033393 gene encoding uncharacterized protein LOC133033393, whose amino-acid sequence MKDFKNRMTKDIIMPALKENDLGRLAQVPEKHPEIDAADWCKFVESRLTPEFLELSKVQRERSSKIQSRHRSGRSGMVNVREAVKKDLEVADPPRHRVWIKSRTKSRKLVTDYDKEIAEKIAQLEEKLSQGQIQVQGQNDILTQAPDTAASRTCRGRWLQPPTFLGGIDIIKAKQWMKRRLNATISRDLKVTTSYDTLYKKVIELALIVEEAE is encoded by the exons atgaaagacttcaagaataggatgacaaaagacatcataatgcccgcgttgaaagagaatgatctgggacgactggcacaagtccctgaaaagcacccggagatcgacgctgctgattggtgcaaatttgttgaaagtagactaactcctgaatttctg gaattgagtaaggtgcaacgtgaacgttcctcaaaaattcaatccagacatcgaagtggtcggagtggaatggtgaacgtacgggaagctgtg aaaaaggacctcgaagttgcagatcctccccgccaccgtgtttggattaaatctcgcaccaagagtagaaaacttgtcactgattacgacaaggaaattgccgagaagata gctcaattagaggagaagcttagtcagggacaaattcaggtccagggccaaaacgatatcctcaCGCAGGCGCCGGACACCGCAGCATCCCGGACGTGTCGTGGCCgctgg ctgcaacctccgacTTTTCTAGGAGGTATTGACATAATTAAGGCCAAGCAGTGGATGAAGAGACGACTGAATGCCACaatcagtcgggacttgaaggTTACCACTTCATATGACACTTTGTACAAGAAAGTGATAGAGCTAGCCTTAATTGTTGAGGAGGCTGAATAA